The nucleotide sequence ACCCTCCCGCTTGGCCCACTCCTTCGGGACGGAGACCGTGAACGTCGAGCCGCCGACCTTCTGGATCTTGCGTGTCTCCATCAGTCGCTCACCTCCAGAGCGGGTTTCATCAGTAGATCAACTCCGGCTCGCCCTCGAGGGCGTACAGCGTCCTGGCGGCGATATTGACGGCGTGATCGCCGACCCGTTCGATGTCGCGGATCGTCAACAGCACGCTCGCGACGTCGTCGATCAATCGTTCGAGCGCCCAGGCGTCGATCTCAGGATCGCGTTCCAGCAAGTCCCGGGCTACCCGTTCGCTCGCACGTTGACACATCGCATCCAGGTCGTCGTCTCGCCCGGCGACCGTTCGGCAGGCCGCCGCGTCCTCGGTCTCGTAGGCCGCCAGGGCGTCTTCGAGCATGTCGGCCGCCGCCCGACCGATCTCGGAGATGTCGAGTTCCGGGAACGGGTCCGGGCGACTCGACAGCGCGTACCGGGCGAGGTTGGTCGCCAGATCGCCGACGCGTTCGAGGTCGGTCGAGATCTTGAAGCTGGCCGCGACCAGCCGGAGGTCGCCAGCGACCGGCTGTTCCAGCGCGAAGAGGTCGATACAGTCGGCCTCGATGTCGAGGTACCGTCGGTTGACCGTCTCGTCACCCTCGATGACCGCCTCGGCACGGTCGTCGTTGCCCTCAGTCAGTGCCGAGAGGGCGGCTTTCAGGCGTTCGAGGACGAGTTCGCCCATCTCGACGACGGCCGTCCGGAGATCGGCCAGTGCGTGACGGAACTCCTCTCGTGCCATCGGATCACCCGAACTTGCCGGTGACGTAGTCTTCGACGCGCTGACTCTCGGGGTTCTCGAAGATCTTCTCGGTGTCGTCGTACTCGACGAGTTCGCCACCGGTGAGGAAGACGGCCGTCTGGTCGGAGATACGCGCCGCCTGCTGCATGTTGTGGGTGACCACGACGACCGTGTAGTCCTCGGCCAACTCCTCGATGAGGTCCTCGATCTTGGCGGTCGCGATCGGGTCCAAGGCGCTCGCGGGTTCGTCCATCAGGATGACCTCCGGATCGACCGCGAGACACCGTGCGATACAGAGGCGCTGTTGTTGCCCACCGGACAGCCCGAGGGCGTTGTCCGCCAGCCGGTCTTTCACCTCGTCCCACAGGGCTGCCTGCCGCAGTGTCCGCTCGACGAGTTCGTCTTCGGCGTCCTTCTCGTCGCGCCCGAGCAGCCGGGCCGCAAGTCCGCGGTTGATGTCCCCGTGCTTTCGGGGGCCGTACGCGACGTTCTCCCGGATCGACTTGGGGAACGGGTTCGGGGACTGAAACACCATCCCGATCCGCTTGCGGAGCTCGACCAGATCGACGCCCTCCTGATAGATGTCACTGCCGTCGAACTCGACGGTCCCCTCGACGCGGGCACTCTTGATCCGGTCGTTCATCCGGTTGAGCGAGCGGAGGAACGTCGACTTCCCACAGCCCGAGGGGCCGATCAGCGCCGTGACGCTCTCTTCGGGGATGTCCATCGAGACGTCCTTGATCGCCCGCTCGTCGCCGTAGTAGACGTTCAGGTCCTCGACTGACAGGACCGCCTCGCTCCCGAACTCGTAGTCGGTCCACGCCTCGCGCGTCCGCTCCGTGCTCTCGCCGGACGTTGTCTCGATTTCCGTGCCTGTGCTGCCTTCTGACGCCATCGTCGTCTCAGTCATGGTGTAGTTTCCTCCGGAAGTACCGCCGCGAGGCGACGGCCACGGCGAAAAACGACAGGACGACGCCGAGTAACACGAACGCCGTCGCCCAGCCGAACGCCATGTTCCCCGACACGCCGGCGGTGATGATCGCGTACAGCTGGTATGGAAGCGCACTCGCCGATTCGAGCAACGCGGAATTGGTCACCGACACGAACGGCGGCTGGGCCGTCAGGCCGACCTCGAAACTCGAGAGGACCGCCGGGGCCTTCCCCGGCTCGACCGGGCCGTTCAACACGAGCAACAGTGGGGCAGTCTCGCCGGCGATGCGGCCGACCCCGAGGATGACGCCAGTGATGATCCCCGGCATCGAGGCGGGGATGACGACCTCCTTGATCGTGTCCCACTTGCTGACGCCCAGCGCGGCGCTGGCGTCCCGGTACTCGTCGGGGACGCTCTGCATCGCCTCCCGGCTCGTGACCAACACGAGCGGGAGCAACATGAACCCGAGCACGAGCTGGGAGGCGAAGATCGACCCGCTGTTGCCGAATCGCGGGACGATGAACGCCAGCCCGAACAGCCCGAAGACGATGCTCGGCGTGCTCCAGAGGCCGTTCGTGGCCACGTCGACGCCCTTGGTGAAGAGGCTGTCCTCGGCGTACTCCGTGAGGAAGACGGCCGCGCCGACGGCGATCGGCACGGCGAAGGCGACTGCGCCGACGACGATCCAGACGGTCCCGATCAGCGCCGGCATGACTCCGCGCTGGATCCCGAGCCCCTGGGTCGGGTTCATCACGAACGGCCAGTCGACGGTCCCGCTCGCGACCAGTCCCACGGTCTCTGTTCCGATCGAGTTGCCGGTGAGGAGCACGTGCAGCGACGCAGCCAGCACTCCCAGGAGCAACAGCTGCGTACTCGAAGCGAGCGGCGGGATCGAAGCGCGAGCGGGGCCGTCCCGGAACCGTCCCGGCAGACCCGCGGCGATGGACGCGCTACTCAGTGCGCAGACGACCACGGCAAACGTGCCGACCAGCGAGACGCCGGCCACGGCCAGCGGGCCGACGAGGAGTTCGATGGTGACGCCCGCTGCGAGCGCGATTGCGAGGCCAACCCCGGCGCGCTTGAGTCTTCGTGCCCGCCGATCGGATGGCCGCCACGGCGTCGCTTGCCTGGCGGCCAGCACCGCGAGGCCGCTGACGAAGGCGGCCGGCAGCGCGCCGACGGCCGCCGTCGGCTGGATCGTCGTCGTGGCCGTCGTGAGCCCGTTGCCGCTCACGATCGCGTACCCGAGCCCCGAACCGGCGAGCGCCAGCGCCCCCGCGAGCGCGAGCCATAGGTACACCGCGATGAGGGTGACCCCGGAGGCGGAGCCGAGACCGCGCCGTCCGCGCCGGATCGATACGAAAAGGGGGAGCGCGAGCGCGACCACCAGCGTCCCGGCGCTGACGGTGAGGTTCTCGACCGTCGTCCCGATCCCGCGCTCGGCGACGTAGACAAGCAGGAACGCAAGCACGCCAACGACGAGGAAGACGACCAGCGAGACGAGCAGGAATGCGCCGTGCTGTCGCCCGCGTGCACCGAAGCCGCCGTAGGCTTTCCCGGCGGTCCAGCCCGCGAGGAGGCTACTCGACAGCGCCACCACCGGCACGACGACGTCGGCGGGGAAGGTCGCCCCGAAGGCCGCGGACTCCCAGGCCCACCCCGGGCCGAGCACGCCGGCGGTGACGAGCGCGCCCGAAAGCAGGAGGAAGGCCCCGACGGGAAGTGTCGAGCCAATGTCCTCGGGCGCGGCGAGGGTGGCGTATCCGACCGCGCCGCCGACGACCACCCCGAGCGGCCAGCCGATCGACCCGAGCGCCCAGGTGGCCACCGAGCCCGCCGTCGCCAGCCAGAGCACGCCGAGGACGGTGCTGGCGATCAATCCGGGCGACTCGCTCGGCGTCGTCGCGACGTCGAAACGTCGGGAGGCGACTCCCAACCCGACGACGAGGCTGCCGAGGCCGAGCAGGGCGACGCCGAAGTACGTCAGTCCCGGAACGGGGCCTCCCGTCTCGCCGGTCGGCACCCAGCCGAAGAACGTGCCGACGGCGGCGGCAAAGAGGAGAAAAGCGATCCCGACGGTTCCGGCGGCGATACGGTCGTATCCCGTCGAGCCTGTATCGACGAGTCGTCTCGAATATGCGTCACTCATTGGTTGCCCTGCAGTTTCCGTTCCATTCGCATCTCGACCAGTTGTGAGGCGATCCCGAGTCCGGTGACAATGACCAGGAGGACGACGCCGGCGGCGAATAGCGCGCTCCAGAACGTCTCGCCCGGCGTGACGTGGCCGTAGCTGCTGGCGATGAACGTCGTCAGCGTCTCCGTGCTGTCGAAGACGTTGTAGCCCGTCGGTTCGGGGAGCCGACGGCTGTGTGAGATCATCACCGTCGCGGCCATCGTCTCGCCCATCGCGCGGCCGATCCCGAGCAGGACGGCCGCGGATATCCCGGAGAACGCCGCCGGGACGGTCACGCTCTGCATCGTCTGCCAGTCAGTGGCACCGACGGCGAGCGACCCGTCTTTCATCGGCGACGGCACGGCCGCCAGGGCGTCCTCCGCGACCGAGATGACCGTCGGCAGCGCCATGAACCCGATGACGACGCCGATCGCGAACAGCGCGCCGGGATTGACCGAGAGGCGACCCGTGACGTAGGGATTGATGATCGTGAACCCGATGAACCCGTAGACGATCGACGGGATCCCCGCGAGGATCTCGACGGCGGGTTTGACGATATCCCGGAGCCATCCGGGCGCGATCTCGCTGATGAACAGCGCGCCCGCGATCCCGAGCGGTCCGGCGACCGCGACCGCGACGATCGTCGTGAGGACGGTCCCCCAGATCATCGGGACGAGCGAATACTTGCCCTGACCTGCGGCCCACTCGTTCCCACTGAAGGGGTTAATCAGGTCCAATCCGGCCGTCTGGAACGCGGGGATCGCCTCGAGGACGAGGAAGACGGCGATCAATCCCAGCGTGACCAGCGCGGACACCGTCATCAGGAACGTCGTGATCTTGGCCGTCAGTGCCTGTCGGAGGGCCCATCCCAGTCCGAATACGACCAGAAACGAGACCACGAAAAGCGGCGTCCAGACCGACTGGCGGAGAAACCCGACGAAGGCGGCCACGACCAGCGACAGCTGCCCGACGGCCAGCAGGCGACCGACCCAGCCCAGGCGCTGGACTGACCGGCGGAGCGAGCGGCCACGCTCGCGCCCCCATCGGACGATGGCGGAAGCCCTCGCCGGTGACTGAAATTCGGCTGTCATGGGTGTGCCCTCGACGTGCGTCGTTCAGACTTCGAATCCTGCATGATCCCGGAGAACGGTCGTCTTAGACCTGGTCGGGGAGCTTCGCGCGTTCTTCCTCGCGACGAGCCTCCGGGAGTTTGAAGTAGTTCTGTGGCTCGACGAAGTTGGTCTGGCCGAAGTCCGAGAGGATCATGTTGAGGAACGCGGCCTCCTTCTCGGAGGTCCCCCCGTAGGTGTACATGTGGAGGTCGCGGTTGAGCGGGTACTCCTTCGCGCCGAGGTTCTTGCCGTACTCGTAGACCGTCCCGTCGAGGTCGAGGGCGATCGGCGGCGTCACGCCGTCGGGTTCGACGAACGCCAGCGCGATGTAGGCGATGGCGTTGTCGTTCTGCTCGATGAGGGTCTTGACTTGCTGGTTTTGGCCCTTCCGGGTGTCGGGCTCGATCGGCGCGTCAGGGTCGCCATAGAGGTTCGCCCGGAACGCGGTGTCGGTCCCGGAGTCCTCCGCGCGGCCGACCGCGTAGATCTCCTTGTCAGGGCCACCGAGTTCGCTCCAGTTGGTGATCTCCTTCATGTAGATGTCCCGGAGCTGATCGCCGGTGATCTGGGTCACGCCCGCGTCGTAGATCTCCCGGCTGACGACGATCGGCTGGCCGTCGACGCCGACGACGTGATCGACGATGTTATCGAGTTCGTCGTTGTCCTCACCGAGGATCGACTCGGCGGTCGAACTGGCGTCGCCGATGTCGACGCGTTCGTTGATGACCGCTTCGACGCCGGTCCCGGAGTGACTGAGCGCGATCTGGGTGCCGAACGGCGGAACGGCCCGTGTCTCGGTCGGCTCGTACCCGTACTTGCTCGCCCAGTAATCGGCGAGGTGCATGTCCGTGTCGATGTCGTACTGGCCGGGGCCCCAGTACTCCTGGTCGTCGGCCGGCGGGTTGCCGTTCCACAGCCGGCTCGCGTCGTTCGCGATCGGGTACACCGTCGAGGACCCGTCAGCTGTCAGTGCACTCGTGTCCTGGGAACTCGATTCTTCCGTCGGCGTCGACGTCTCCTGATCGACAGTTTCCTGCTCGTCGTCGTCCACGTTCGCTTCCTGTTGCGGTTCCGTCGTTTCATTCCCACCGCCACTACACCCCGCCAGTGCGCCGACGCCGAGTGCGCCGGCCGAGAGGATGAATTTCCGCCGTGATGCCCTGTCCGGACGCGTCGAATCTCGCGTCATCAACTGAACGGGCGGGAGAGTTGACTAAAGGGGTTTATAATAGGGGTACAGCCTGCTATGGCCGGGTCCTGATCGATATGAGGCTCCTTTATTCCTATGGGAGACTATCATGGTATACATAGACATAATATTCCTTGTAGCGCGTGGATGCTTCCCGACTGGGGTACCGTTGTGCGTCGCCGATGCTGGTCGGGGCTCGTGATCTGACGTCACAATCGCCGTCTCAGTCGGCCTGGGCCGCGTCATCGACGATGTCTACCTCGTCGAAGACGATCCTGGCACCGCCGTCGCGGCCGTCCGCGATCTCGACACCCCAGCCGTGGGCGTTCGCGATCGCGTCGACGATCGCGAGTCCGAGACCCGTACCGGTCGCGTCTGTCGTGTAGCCGTATTCGAGGACGTCCTCACGATCGTCCTCCGGGATGCCGGGGCCGTCGTCCTCGACGTAGAAGCCGTGCTCGGTTCGGCCGAGCCTGACTGTCAGCGACGCGTCGCCGCCGTTCGAGTCACGTTCGGCCGGGCGTTCGCTCGTCGCCTCGGATTGGGGTTCGCCCGTGTTGCTATCACCGCCCCGCAACAACGGATCGCCCGATTTCGATCCCGGGTCGACATCGCTCTCGGACTCCCGCGGGGTACTTCGGGGTTGTGTGTCCGCCCCCGTTCCGTCCGTGAACGCGGCCCGACGCGGTTGCGAGTCAGGGTTCGTGGAGCCATGTTCGACTGCATTCCGGAAGAGGTTCTCGAAGACCGTCCGCAGCCGTGAGTGGTCGGCGTAGACGGTGATGTCGCCAGCGGGCTCGACTTCGAGGGTAGCGCCGTCAGTGTCGACCGTCTCCCAGGCGGTGCGGGCAAGCGCCGCAAGTTCGATCGGCTCGCGGTCCTCGATGGCCTGGCCCTTCCGGGCGAGCGCTAGCGTGTCTTCGACGAGCTGGTCGATCCGTTCGAGTGCGTCCGCGGCGGTCTCCAGATGTGCCTCGTCGCCTGTTTCCTGTGCGAGATCGATCCGCCCCCGGGCGACACTCAGCGGGTTGCGAAGGTCGTGGGAGAGCGTCCCGGCGAAGCGTTCGAGCTGGGCCGTTTGCTGTCTGAGGTGGCGGATCCGCTGGCGGCGGTCGGTGACGTCCCTGACGACGACAGCGAATCCACCGGGCGCGTCACCGACGGCGATAGGCGTCACGCTCACCGCGTACTCCCGTGGTTCGCCGTCGACGTGGCGCGTGAACGATTCGACGAACGGATTTTCAACGTCGTCATCATCGGTCCCGTCGCTCGTCCCGGTGGTCTTTCGGTCCCCGGTGTGGGACGGTGTCACCTTGGAACCACCATCGACGAGTGCCGGTAGGACGGTATCGATGGCGGTCCCCTCCGCAGTTGCGAGTTCGGGGAACGTCTCGCTTGCAGCGCCGTTGAAGTCCAGGATCCGCCGCTGGCTGTCGACGACGATGACGACTTCCTCGAGCCCTTCAAAAATGGTCTCTCTGGCCATCGGGACGATGTCCAACAGCTGGTGACGAAAGACAGCCCACGCGACGACCGCGAGCGTCCACGTTCCACCGATCACGGACGCACCGGCCAGAGGTCCGGGAATGATACCCGCCGACCAGACGGAGATGATAGCGAACGGCGGGAGAAACCCGACGAACAGCGCGGCGGTCTGTGTCCGCCGCGTTCCCGACCCAAAGAGGATGTTCGCGCCGAGCAATCCCATGCCCACGTAATAAAACGCCATCTGTGGGAGCATGAGGACGAGCGACAGGTTGGTCGGCTCGCCGACCACGTAGGCAAACGGCGAGTGTTCGATCGTGTATTCACTCCAGATGAGGTAGTGGGCGGGATTCGTGAGTTCTAAGACGCCCGTCACGACAAAGATGCCGAACACGACGATCACGACCGGTCGGGTCAGGTGGCGTCGGTATCCCAGCGACGCCAGGACGAACAGGAAAAAGGCAGGCGTCACCAAGGCCAGCAGCATGTTTTGCCCCCCATAGAGGAGCACTGAGAGCGATTGACTGTCAGCGAACAACTCGGCGGCGACGAGCGCCCCACCGACTGCCTGGAAGACGGCAATGCCGAGAAACAGGTTCGTCGAAAAATCCCGCTCGCGTTCCCACAGCCAGGCTGCGACAGCGGCTGCGAACCCACTCGCAGCGAGCACCAGCGCGATGTACAGCGTCTGGCTGACCACGCTATTCGCAGTTCAGCCCCTTATTGTAAATCATTTTCCAAAACCGTCTCCGGGAAAACACATACGTTCGGTCGTTTCACTCGACACTACCGCTGTCTCGGTGACTCGCCCGCGTTCGAGACGCTGGCCTCAGTATCGAGCGGTATCGCGCCGAGGCGGCGACGGGTTCAGGTGAGGGAGTCGAGCATCGAGTGTGCCGACCCGAGCACTGACTCCTCGAACTCCGTGTTCCCACAGACCTCACACTCCTCGGGCGGCCCCTCCCGAAGGTGATTCACGATCGACAGCGTCTGGATGTTTCCACACTGTGTGCACTTCCATTCTTTCGTCATATATAACCTTTTATCATGCAGTACTATTAGTCTTTCTTCACACATCCGTCATTATTCCGGCGGTTGATGACTGATCGGGCAAGTACTACCCGCACGCGGCGACTGATCGACGGGTTCGAGCGCTATTCGCCGCTGTTGGCGTACGCCGCTCCCCAGCGCTTTTCGTTGTACGAGTGCTGGCGCTCGCTGTCGAACTCCCGGCCGATCCGCTCGCGGAGTTGATCCTTGGCCGTGGCGTCGATGCGTGCGAGCTCGTCGGCCTTCGCGACGGCGACCGGTGGCCCGCGTTCGGCAGCAACGTCGGCGACGATCTGCATCGTCAGCCGCTCGCGGCGGTCGGCGTCCCGTGTCACGGCGTAGGGAGCTTCGATCCGATAGACCAACTCGTCACGGGGATCGTACAGCGCGAAGAACGTAACTTCGTAGGCTTCAGGGTCGAGTTCACGCTCGACGCCGAGTGCGTTCCCGGCCGACGAGAGGACGCGGTCGGTCCCGATCCGTGACCGGAACCAGTTCGTGAACGTGAGCGCGTCAGTGCGAAGCTCACCGCCCTCGTACCGCGAGAGGACGTGTTCGAAGAAGGCGTTGTCGTCCGCCCACGGCGCGGCCGTCTTCGTCCGGAGCGCCCGCGTCAATCCGTTGGCGGCGCTGTTCTTGACGAATCCGACGATCGGGATCTCTGCTTCGAGGCAGGTCTCGACCAGCCTGACGTAGTTCTCGACGACGTCACGGGGCTGTTCGTCGGATTCCAGCAGGTCCGCGAGTTCGGGATGTCTATCGGCCCAGTTGAGGAGGCCGGTCGGGTAGATCGGCCCGTCCAGGATCAACAGATCCGAGACGTCCTCGATGTTGGCCCGAGCGTGATGGCTTTCGGCGAGGTACAACGCGAGCGCGTGGACGACCGTCTGGGCGTATCGATCGACCCGCGGGACCTGAAGCAAGCGCTCGTGGGTGTAGCCCTCGTCGTTTCGCCGCCATTCGTCGTCGCCGAGGTCGACCGTCATGTCGTTGGTGTGGGCGCTGACGACGACCGTCCGCGAACGGTGGAGGTCCAGCTCCGAGGGCACGCCGGCCATCGCCGCCTGGGCGACGTCGAGCACCAGCCCGTTCTTGAACGTCGTCGGGTTGATCGTCCCCGAGTCAAGCCCGTGTTGGGTGTCGAAGGGGCGCTCCTCCAGGGCGATGTCGGGCAGCGGGGCCGCTCGTCGCCGTTGCTCGCCGAGCGGTTCGAGGATCACCCGATCCTCGTCATACAGGGGATCGAGAAACTCGTCCCAGGCTGTCGCGGCGAGGTCGTCGTGGTCGGTGTCCTCAACTCGCCCGCCGAGGCGACCGGCCAGCCGGGCGATGCCGTCGACGTGCACCGGATCGAGTGTCATGCCCCGCCTTTCGCGGGACGTGCTAAAAACGGTCGGGGTCACGACCGGCGTGCGAAACCGGCCCGCCTCCGCTCACGTCCGGCGTCCGATCGCACTCCGGAGCCGGGTGACGTGAAACCGGAGGCTGACGACCGTCGCGATCGCGGCCGCGGCCGCCAGAAACAGGTACAGCGACTGGACGCCGACCGTGTCCACCAGCCACCCCGAGCCGAGTTGGCTCGATGCCCGTCCGACGCCCATCCCGATCGAGGACAACAGGGTCTGGGCGGTCGCCGCCAGCGCGACCGGCGCGTACTTGTGGGCCATGTTGACCGCGGCGTAGATGAAGAAGGCCACGCCCGATCCGGAGACGATCATGACCCCGACGGCGATCGGTGCCGCCTGGGTGAGCCCCAACACGAGATACGCGGCCATTGTCACCACGCCGCCGACTGTCAACAACGTCCGGTTGTCGAAGCTGTGCCGGGATAACCACACGAAGACGACGGCCTCGGTGAACGTCTTGACCAGCCACGCGACGCCCGTAATGCTATCTCCACCGGTGAGTTCCCGGAGGTACACTGACAGGAAGGCGTCGGCCCCGGCGAAGGCACCGGGGATGACCACCGCGATGAACAGCAGCAGGATGAACCGCTGGTTGCCCAAAAGCGTGATGGCGTCCCGCTTCAAGTCCGGTGAGATGTCCGCCCGCGGCTTCTCAAGACCCTTGACGAGTACGGCGAGAAACGCCATGCCGGCCGCATAGAGGTAGAAGATCACCGAGAGTCCGAAGAACGTCGCGACCCATCCGATGAAGAGGCTCCCGAGGCCGAACGCGAGGCTCCCGGCCGCCCGGATCTGGCCGTAGCTCAGCCCTTTCGAGAGCACCATCGAGTTCGCGATCGGCAGGATCGGCGCGCGGAAACTCGAGACGAACAACGTCGCGACGATCATGAGACTGAACTCCCAGGGTGTGTGGACCGCCAGCGGGAACAGCAGGATGCTGATCCCCGAGACGATCGCCCCAGTCAACATGATCCCCCGCGTCGCACCCGTTTTGTCGGCGAGGACACCCCACGCCGGCTGGGCGACCAGCCCGCCGGCGACCAGCAGTGCCCCGATCAGCCCCATCTGTGACCCCGTGAGGCCGATCTCGTCAAAGTAGGCGTTTCTGAACGTCACCATCCCGTTCAACGCGAAGTAATACGAGAAGTAAATGACGTGATATCGGTACTCGGTGCCTGCACTGTCGAGCAACTCCTGGCCCACCGATAGTAGTCGTCTATCTGTCACGCTGATGAAACCCTCTCGGCTCTCTCGGTACGACTACCACGCGTTTATCCGTTCTTGTTTGCCGCTATTTGTGACACTGAAGCGATTGCTTCCGATCGGGTGTCCACGGCCCACCGGCCCCGGGAGGTCCGTGGGTATCACCCGGTCGGGGCCCTGGGGCCCCGCTCCGAGATGTGGTCTCCGCCAGGACAGACCGCCGTCCAAATGTATTCCTCCAATTATAATTGGGAATCGGTAGACGGGCGTATGAATGCGGGCGGATTTACCGGCAAATATCAAAAGGTATTACCCTCGGAGTGGAACGTTCGGGTATGCAGGCAGGACTCATCATCCTCGACGGCTGGGGACTCAACGACGACGAGGACGCCCGTGACGCGGTCAAAGCCGCGGACACGCCGAACTTCGACGCGTACTGGGACGCGGGCGCACACAACCGACTGGACGCCTCGGGCCGACGCGTCGGCCTGCCGGAGGGCCAGATGGGCAACAGCGAGGTCGGCCACCTCAACATCGGGGCCGGCCGCGTGGTCAAGCAGGACACGACGCGCATCACCGACGATATCGAGGACGGCACGTTCTTCGAGAACGAGAACCTCCTCGCCGCGATGGACTACGCCAAAGACAACGACGGGCAGGTCCACTTCATGGGTCTGGTCAGCGACGGCGGGGTCCACTCCCGGCAGACCCACCTCCACGCGCTGATCGAGATGGCCGCCGACAACGACGTCGAGGCGGTCACCCACGCCTTCATGGACGGTCGGGACACCTCGCCGACCGGCGGCGCGGACTACCTCCGGGAGCTCCAGGGCGTCATCGACGAGGAAGGCACCGGCGACGTCGCGACCGTGACGGGTCGGTATCACGCGATGGACCGCGACCAGAACTGGGAGCGCACGAAGAAAGCCTACGACGCGATCGTCCACCGCGAGGCCGAGTTCGAAGCGCCAGACCCGGTGACGGCCACCGAGGAGTCCTACGACCGGGACACCACCGACGAGTTCATCGAGCCGACGCTGATCGAGGGCGGCGCGGCACTCGAAGACGGCGACGCCGTCATCTTCTTCAACTTCCGATCGGATCGGGCCCGTCAGCTCACCCGGCTGCTCAATTCCATCGACCCGGATTGGGACTTCGACACCTCGCCGCCGGAGACCCACTACGTGACGATGACGCAGTACGACGAGACGTTCGACCTCCCCGTGGCCTACCCACCCAACCAGCCCGCGAACACACTGGGTGAAGTCGTCTCGGCGGCCGGTGGCACGCAGCTCCGGCTGGCCGAGTCCGAGAAGTACCCCCACGTCACCTACTTCCTCAACGGCGGTCGCGAGGTCAAGTTCGACGGCGAACTCCGGGAGATCGTCGAGAGCCCCGACGTGCCGACCTACGACGAACAGCCCGAGATGAGCGCCGAGGGCGTGACCGACACCGCTATCCAGTACATCGAGAGTGACGATCCAGACCTGCTGGTGCTCAACTACGCCAACCCCGACATGGTCGGCCACACCGGGGACTTCGACGCTGCGGTCGCGGCCGTCGAGGCCGTCGACGAACAGCTTGGGCGGTTGATCGACGCGGTCCAGGCAGCCGGTGCGGACGTCCTCATCACCGCCGACCACGGTAACGCCGACGACCTCGGGACAGTCGAGGACCCGCATACGGCCCACACGCTCAACGATGTCCCGATCGTCTATCTGACGAGCGAGGGCGACGACGGCGGGCGCTCCGTGCGGTCCGGTGGCTCGCTGTGTGACATCGCGCCGACGCTGCTGGAACTCCTCGACGTCGAAAAGCCCGCCGAGATGACTGGCGAGTCGCTGCTGGAGTAAGTCAGACCGGAACCGCGTCGGGGTCGTCGGCCTCGTCCGGCCCGATCTGAATGGCGATTTCGACGTGGTCGTACCACACCGTCGGTTTCTTCGCGCGCCCGACTTCTTTGAGTTCGACGAGACCGAGATTTTCGAGCTGATTCAGTGCGGTCGAGACGTTTTTGATGTCGCGGTCGACGAGCCGGGCGAGTTCACGGATGCTTTCGGGTTCGTGAGTCGCGATTGCCCGGACGAGTTCGAGGTTTTTCGCGCTGAGGGCCCGATTGAGCGCCTCCCCGTCAGGGAGACTGAGGACGTACTTCTCGTCCAGTTCCTCGTCAGTTTCGAGCCGACGAACGTCTTCGAGGGTCGCCTCGAAGAACGCCGCCGTCGATTCGACTGTGATGTGAAGCGTGTTCGTGGTCAGGGGGAAACGTGGTCGGGAAGTTCGTGGACGAACTGCCGGAGGAGGGCTTCGAGGCCTGGGAAGTCCACCGCCTCCGTG is from Halorhabdus sp. BNX81 and encodes:
- a CDS encoding DNA double-strand break repair nuclease NurA, yielding MTLDPVHVDGIARLAGRLGGRVEDTDHDDLAATAWDEFLDPLYDEDRVILEPLGEQRRRAAPLPDIALEERPFDTQHGLDSGTINPTTFKNGLVLDVAQAAMAGVPSELDLHRSRTVVVSAHTNDMTVDLGDDEWRRNDEGYTHERLLQVPRVDRYAQTVVHALALYLAESHHARANIEDVSDLLILDGPIYPTGLLNWADRHPELADLLESDEQPRDVVENYVRLVETCLEAEIPIVGFVKNSAANGLTRALRTKTAAPWADDNAFFEHVLSRYEGGELRTDALTFTNWFRSRIGTDRVLSSAGNALGVERELDPEAYEVTFFALYDPRDELVYRIEAPYAVTRDADRRERLTMQIVADVAAERGPPVAVAKADELARIDATAKDQLRERIGREFDSERQHSYNEKRWGAAYANSGE
- a CDS encoding MFS transporter, with product MTDRRLLSVGQELLDSAGTEYRYHVIYFSYYFALNGMVTFRNAYFDEIGLTGSQMGLIGALLVAGGLVAQPAWGVLADKTGATRGIMLTGAIVSGISILLFPLAVHTPWEFSLMIVATLFVSSFRAPILPIANSMVLSKGLSYGQIRAAGSLAFGLGSLFIGWVATFFGLSVIFYLYAAGMAFLAVLVKGLEKPRADISPDLKRDAITLLGNQRFILLLFIAVVIPGAFAGADAFLSVYLRELTGGDSITGVAWLVKTFTEAVVFVWLSRHSFDNRTLLTVGGVVTMAAYLVLGLTQAAPIAVGVMIVSGSGVAFFIYAAVNMAHKYAPVALAATAQTLLSSIGMGVGRASSQLGSGWLVDTVGVQSLYLFLAAAAAIATVVSLRFHVTRLRSAIGRRT
- the gpmI gene encoding 2,3-bisphosphoglycerate-independent phosphoglycerate mutase, with translation MQAGLIILDGWGLNDDEDARDAVKAADTPNFDAYWDAGAHNRLDASGRRVGLPEGQMGNSEVGHLNIGAGRVVKQDTTRITDDIEDGTFFENENLLAAMDYAKDNDGQVHFMGLVSDGGVHSRQTHLHALIEMAADNDVEAVTHAFMDGRDTSPTGGADYLRELQGVIDEEGTGDVATVTGRYHAMDRDQNWERTKKAYDAIVHREAEFEAPDPVTATEESYDRDTTDEFIEPTLIEGGAALEDGDAVIFFNFRSDRARQLTRLLNSIDPDWDFDTSPPETHYVTMTQYDETFDLPVAYPPNQPANTLGEVVSAAGGTQLRLAESEKYPHVTYFLNGGREVKFDGELREIVESPDVPTYDEQPEMSAEGVTDTAIQYIESDDPDLLVLNYANPDMVGHTGDFDAAVAAVEAVDEQLGRLIDAVQAAGADVLITADHGNADDLGTVEDPHTAHTLNDVPIVYLTSEGDDGGRSVRSGGSLCDIAPTLLELLDVEKPAEMTGESLLE
- a CDS encoding histidine kinase N-terminal 7TM domain-containing protein, which translates into the protein MVSQTLYIALVLAASGFAAAVAAWLWERERDFSTNLFLGIAVFQAVGGALVAAELFADSQSLSVLLYGGQNMLLALVTPAFFLFVLASLGYRRHLTRPVVIVVFGIFVVTGVLELTNPAHYLIWSEYTIEHSPFAYVVGEPTNLSLVLMLPQMAFYYVGMGLLGANILFGSGTRRTQTAALFVGFLPPFAIISVWSAGIIPGPLAGASVIGGTWTLAVVAWAVFRHQLLDIVPMARETIFEGLEEVVIVVDSQRRILDFNGAASETFPELATAEGTAIDTVLPALVDGGSKVTPSHTGDRKTTGTSDGTDDDDVENPFVESFTRHVDGEPREYAVSVTPIAVGDAPGGFAVVVRDVTDRRQRIRHLRQQTAQLERFAGTLSHDLRNPLSVARGRIDLAQETGDEAHLETAADALERIDQLVEDTLALARKGQAIEDREPIELAALARTAWETVDTDGATLEVEPAGDITVYADHSRLRTVFENLFRNAVEHGSTNPDSQPRRAAFTDGTGADTQPRSTPRESESDVDPGSKSGDPLLRGGDSNTGEPQSEATSERPAERDSNGGDASLTVRLGRTEHGFYVEDDGPGIPEDDREDVLEYGYTTDATGTGLGLAIVDAIANAHGWGVEIADGRDGGARIVFDEVDIVDDAAQAD